A region from the Gavia stellata isolate bGavSte3 chromosome 2, bGavSte3.hap2, whole genome shotgun sequence genome encodes:
- the ZNF292 gene encoding zinc finger protein 292, translated as MADEEAEQESGSLGGDLLELRRLRERLVELETGLRESPEPAVQAATEYCKQLCQTLLEYAEKWKTSEDPLPLLEVYTVAIRSYVKARPYLTSECENVAFVLERLALSCIELLLCLPLDLPENKWEEFQAFVQVAHKNLMENGSRELHILTTLTQEKGVWKNPVLCGILSQEQLDPDKVNEFLAFEGPVLLDMRIKHLMKTKQLTQATALAKLCSDHPEISAKGNFKQTYLVCLCSGSPNEKLMEEIAEVDCKDALEMICNLESDGDEKSALILCAAFLSRQLQQGEMYCAWELTLFWSKLQQRVEPSIQVYLERCRQLSVLTKTVYHIFFLIKVINSEIDGAGLATCIELCVKALRLESSENTDVKISICKTISCLLPDDLEVKRACQLSEFLLEPTVDAYYAVEMLYNQPDQKYDEENLPIPNSLRCELLLVLKTQWPFDPEFWDWKTLKRQCLALMGEEASIVSSIDELNDSEVYEKVEDCQEETKETSVNGLAGTFDEATSLLKGIRDEKQKKREIKKLRERGFISARFRNWQAYMQYCVLCDKEFLGHRIVRHAQKHYKDGIYSCPICAQNFNSKENFVPHVTLHVKKSSKERLAAMKPLRRLGRPPKIATANENQKTDSVSKQEQRPIKKNSLYSTDFIVFNDNDGSDDENDDKDKPYIPEIVPVTKPLPVNEFTCPVTFCKKGFKYFKNLIAHAKGHKDNEEAKRFLEMQSKKVICQYCRRHFVSVTHLNDHLQMHCGSKPYICIQMKCKAGFNSYAELLTHRKEHQVFRAKCMFPKCGRVFSEAYLLYDHEAQHYNTYTCKVTGCGKVYRSQNELEKHVEDHNKQPEKVQQPESQTNQSDLSQPSKANENTDGVAVKEELTSPADNQSSFAEGENVIWNQIKAEPVGNESVNTSASILQQSDSLPNVGSEQSPTGSVKTEVAIPASSVKVPSVNQKIRENFVKRGKLAATASKVDTTKPGAQQLCSAVDSCLPVFQERKEEDCLSQTQNIQNTSETSDTLKPEALESKSLERQVSTVNPFSMQSQAGYQNSVPVSKLEIEDSIKAAANLYNLPLKTLESITFIPSQPNINSSLVPAVSPAAPIQKFNCQVEGCTRTYNSSQSIGKHMKAAHPDQYAAFKMQRKNKKPRKSSNLQNVPNDGKIVYLMPSQVGNPSGAAFAAQNKPNLNPTCSSQVQHVSSTLFPTHLENLANPMLPIVESVINQNLSTRIKSEPESVLCSQMENLSGATLPSQLDDLAKTVMPLNIDGSSDPFLPLPAENGPMSLFPSSAENPPNSVFSQLENNANNFSSQLEGNTSSAFPKEETVDQIFPSRLSNENNFNEASSQHPASEKVKKDRGRGPNGKERKPKHNKRAKWPAIIRDGKFICSRCFRVFTNPRSLGGHLSKRSYCKPLEGSEISPEGLQANGQSLLASMILSSNSLNLQQPQESAFNPETCFKDPSFLQLLAAENRSTALLQTMFPRANATNFNTSGNEEGNQIIKQALETAGIPSTFDNTDVLPHIATTSCVTGTTQINAAVLPNSTTSPLLQTVCNSSTLLTDQNRTLNAKIPPINECKSLPVFATEDLMLKTIENGLLPSSFSNTVTAAQNFAGNSSRVSVISSPKNSGSSNLNKKGTSASKRKRKAATPLLAPNTSQKVSGTNTTTMGLLTKSTGGNVQIQGESFQSNLLANCGSQAVVENLTQKLNNVDNQLFMASIKENFKTNLEAHTTLPPLTVKTENGDSQMMAVNSCVQANSEEQISEDNVMQNFEKTLEIIKTAMNSQILEVKTEVQDTVAASGQNSQVNNAQASSVNSAHSVKLPTPAQFAMLAGNVTAAKSSSAQSETSQKDDAQILEIIERLQKLKLENDSPIQVSETVSQCPSADTLAPAVPVVSTDNKPLVQISSEASNIQFSDKVNKPFVCQDPGCSYSAMTKDALFKHYGKIHQYTAEMILEIKKHQLKYAPFKCVVATCPKTFTRNSNLRAHCQLVHHFTTEEMVKLKIKRPYGRRSQNETVNTAPRPVEIKTLQPAIIENKTAAPLVKEAQMKEVVEPIKVLEKVLPENNPERLEKPPQVVSGPLEQHDAVSFGSTQAQPKVRKVRRYRKEKEERKRRKPVTTSLEFPTRYSPYRPYRCVHQGCFAAFTIQQNLILHYQAVHKSDLPAFSAEVEEENEPGKEERDEMETKPAVREFRCEVSDCSRIFQEVTSLIQHYMKLHDMTPEQIGNMKSAPEAGRFSCDQSQCKSSFTAYLNYIVHLEADHGIKIRPNKVEDDGVFKCDCEGCDRIYATRSNLLRHIFNKHNDKHKDHLIRPRRLTPGQENISSKANQEKPLKSKQRGLKNRSGKEGNKLSVKTKRKKNMNLENKNSKGMQVQENKAYSLKRGKHVYAIKARNDALSECTSRFITQYPCMIKGCSSVVTSESNIIRHYKCHKLSKAFTSQHRNLLIVSKKHSVSQVKEASCEQEETDKKSDVKEPEPSLIVSNNDSSTSTLPQKETEKGEKDEVDELTELFITKLINEDCSSAENQAKISSSVNSDLQESSSCPSEKQKSNNLKRANKEKNVSQNKRRRAEKTEEVLPIDVSSMHREEETAVAIQTAEEQPAAFDWSSFKPMGFEVSFLKFLEESAVKQKKNTERDYHSSGTKKGSHSNSRKSNEKTSVASNNVTWSCSETETLVPFANPSRLPCADNVKIVLDKTLKDCTERVLKQLQEMKPIISLRKLEGRWEDNPEVTAAKVIVMGPEEGQSKY; from the exons tgaATGAATTTCTAGCGTTTGAAGGCCCTGTCCTGCTGGATATGCGTATTAAGCAcctaatgaaaacaaagcaattaaCGCAAGCTACTGCCCTGGCAAAACTGTGCTCTGACCATCCAGAAATCAGTGCAAAAGGCAATTTCAAGCAAACCTACCTGGTCTGTCTTTGTTCAGGATCACCAAATGAAAAGCTAATGGAAGAA ATTGCAGAAGTAGATTGCAAAGATGCTCTAGAAATGATCTGTAACCTAGAATCTGATGGAGATGAAAAAAGTGCTCTAATTCTATGCGCAGCATTTTTATCTCGCCAGCTGCAGCAAGGAGAGATGTACTGTGCCTG GGAACTGACTCTTTTCTGGAGTAAACTGCAGCAAAGGGTAGAGCCTTCTATTCAAGTATATCTAGAGAGATGTCGTCAACTTTCTGTGCTAACTAAGACTGTTTatcacattttcttcctgattAAAGTAATTAATTCCGAG ATTGATGGTGCTGGACTTGCAACCTGCATTGAACTGTGTGTGAAAGCATTGCGCTTGGAATCCAGTGAAAATACAGATGTCAAGATATCTATTTGCAAGACTATCTCCTGCTTGCTTCCAGATGATTTGGAGGTTAAACGTGCTTGTCAGCTGAGTGAATTTCTTCTCGAACCCACTGTGGATGCATACTATGCTGTTGAAATGCTATATAATCAGCCTGACCAGAAGTATGATGAAGAGAATCTTCCAATACCGAATTCTTTGCGCTGTGAACTCTTACTGGTACTAAAAACTCAGTGGCCTTTTGATCCAGAATTCTGGGACTGGAAAACTCTCAAGCGTCAGTGTCTAGCACTGATGGGAGAGGAGGCATCCATCGTGTCATCAATAGACGAACTAAATGACAGTGAAGTTTATGAGAAGGTTGAGGATTGCCAAGAAGAGACTAAAGAAACTTCTGTGAATGGGCTTGCTGGCACTTTTGATGAAGCTACAAGCCTTCTTAAGGGTATCAgagatgaaaaacagaaaaagagggaaattaaaaaacTCAGAGAGAGGGGGTTCATATCAGCTAGATTTAGGAACTGGCAAGCTTATATGCAGTATTGTGTTTTATGCGACAAAGAATTTCTAGGTCATAGAATAGTTAGGCATGCACAAAAACATTATAAAGATGGAATTTACAGTTGCCCTATTTGTGCCCAAAATTTTAATTCTAAAGAAAACTTTGTTCCCCATGTAACTTTGCATGTTAAAAAATCCAGCAAAGAGAGATTGGCTGCTATgaaaccactgagaagactgGGAAGACCTCCTAAAATAGCAACTGCCAACGAGAATCAGAAGACTGATTCTGTATCCAAACAGGAGCAACGACCCATTAAGAAGAACAGTCTCTATTCAACAGACTTCATTGTGTTTAACGATAACGATGGGTCAGATGATGAAAACGATGACAAAGATAAACCTTACATACCAGAGATAGTGCCAGTTACAAAGCCACTACCTGTTAATGAATTCACCTGCCCTGtaacattttgtaaaaaaggctttaaatattttaaaaatctaatagCACATGCAAAGGGGCataaagataatgaagaagCTAAACGTTTTCttgaaatgcaaagcaaaaaagtGATTTGCCAGTACTGTAGACGACATTTCGTAAGTGTTACTCACCTGAATGATCATTTACAAATGCATTGTGGCAGCAAGCCTTATATCTGCATACAGATGAAATGTAAGGCTGGTTTTAACAGTTACGCTGAGCTGCTGACACATAGGAAAGAGCATCAAGTCTTCAGAGCAAAGTGTATGTTTCCTAAATGTGGCAGAGTGTTTTCCGAAGCCTATTTACTCTATGATCACGAAGCACAACACTATAATACCTATACCTGCAAAGTCACTGGCTGTGGAAAGGTATACCGTTCTCAGAACGAACTGGAAAAGCATGTTGAGGATCACAACAAGCAGCCTGAAAAAGTGCAACAGCCTGAAAGCCAGACTAATCAATCTGATCTTAGTCAACCTTCTAAAGCTAATGAAAATACCGATGGAGTTGCTGTTAAAGAGGAATTGACATCTCCGGCTGACAACCAAAGCAGTTTTGCCGAAGGAGAAAACGTCATCTGGAATCAAATCAAAGCAGAACCAGTAGGGAATGAAAGTGTAAACACATCAGCAAGTATACTGCAGCAAAGCGATTCCTTGCCTAATGTTGGTTCAGAGCAGTCTCCTACGGGTTCAGTGAAGACAGAAGTGGCAATTCCAGCAAGCAGCGTTAAGGTGCCTTCTGTTAACCAGAAGATCCGAGAAAACTTTGTAAAAAGAGGTAAATTGGCTGCTACTGCCAGTAAAGTAGATACTACTAAACCTggagcccagcagctgtgctcAGCAGTTGACTCTTGTCTTCCAGTTTTccaagagagaaaggaagaagactGTCTCAGTCAGACTCAGAATATTCAAAATACTTCTGAGACCTCAGACACACTAAAACCAGAAGCCCTTGAATCAAAAAGCTTAGAAAGACAAGTGAGCACTGTAAATCCATTCAGCATGCAGAGTCAGGCAGGATATCAAAACAGTGTACCCGTTTCCAAACTTGAAATTGAAGACAGTATTAAGGCTGCAGCTAATCTATATAACCTGCCTTTAAAAACTTTAGAAAGTATTACATTTATTCCTTCACAGCCTAACATAAATAGCTCTTTAGTTCCAGCTGTGTCACCAGCAGCCCCAATTCAGAAATTTAATTGTCAGGTTGAGGGGTGTACTCGAACATACAACTCGTCACAGAGCATTGGCAAACATATGAAGGCAGCGCACCCTGACCaatatgctgcttttaaaatgcagcgTAAAAATAAGAAACCACGAAAATCCAGCAATCTGCAAAATGTGCCGAACGATGGGAAGATTGTATATCTTATGCCATCACAGGTGGGCAATCCCAGTGGTGCTGCGTTTGCTGCACAGAACAAACCTAATTTGAATCCCACCTGTTCCAGTCAAGTGCAACATGTCTCAAGTACACTTTTTCCAACCCACCTAGAAAATTTGGCCAATCCTATGTTGCCTATAGTGGAAAGTGTCATAAATCAAAATTTGTCTACTCGTATTAAAAGTGAGCCTGAGAGTGTTTTATGTTCACAAATGGAAAATCTGTCTGGTGCCACTTTACCTTCCCAGTTGGACGATCTGGCAAAAACAGTTATGCCTCTGAATATTGATGGCAGTTCAgatccttttcttcctttacctgCAGAAAATGGTCCaatgtctctctttccttcatCAGCAGAGAATCCCCCAAATTCAGTCTTCTCACAACTGGAAAATAACGCAAATAACTTTTCATCGCAACTAGAAGGAAACACTAGTTCTGCTTTCCCAAAGGAGGAAACTGTTGATCAAATATTTCCCTCACGATTGAGTAATGAAAATAACTTCAATGAAGCTAGTTCTCAACATCCAGCTtcagaaaaggtgaaaaaagatCGTGGCCGGGGCCcaaatgggaaagaaaggaagccAAAACACAACAAGCGGGCAAAGTGGCCAGCAATAATTAGGGATGGCAAATTTATCTGTAGCAGGTGTTTCAGAGTTTTCACTAATCCTAGATCACTTGGTGGTCACTTATCTAAGAGGTCTTACTGTAAGCCTCTTGAAGGATCAGAAATTTCTCCAGAAGGTCTGCAGGCTAATGGTCAGTCTTTGCTTGCCAGTATGATTCTTTCCTCAAATTCGTTaaacttgcagcaaccccaggAGTCTGCCTTCAATCCAGAGACGTGTTTTAAAGATCCATCGTTCCTCCAGTTACTTGCAGCTGAAAATCGTTCCACAGCCTTACTGCAGACTATGTTTCCACGGGCCAATGCAACTAATTTTAATACCAGTGGGAATGAGGAAGGAAATCAAATTATTAAACAAGCCTTGGAAACTGCAGGCATCCCGAGTACCTTTGATAACACAGACGTACTTCCACACATAGCTACAACAAGTTGTGTCACTGGTACGACTCAGATAAATGCAGCTGTTCTCCCCAACTCAACCACATCCCCTCTACTGCAGACAGTCTGTAACTCCAGTACCCTGCTAACAGACCAAAACAGGACCCTCAATGCTAAAATTCCTCCAATAAATGAATGCAAGAGTTTGCCTGTTTTTGCAACAGAGGACTTAATGCTGAAGACTATTGAAAATGGCTTATTGCCTAGCTCATTTTCTAATACTGTTACAGCAGCACAAAACTTTGCAGGGAACAGTTCACGAGTTTCAGTTATAAGTAGTCCCAAGAATTCAGGATCAAGCAACTTGAATAAGAAGGGAACCAGTGCttcaaagaggaagagaaaagcagctaCACCCTTGCTTGCACCCAATACATCACAGAAGGTATCAGGAACTAATACAACAACAATGGGACTTCTAACTAAAAGCACTGGAGGAAACGTGCAAATACAGGGAGAAAGTTTTCAGTCCAACTTGCTGGCAAATTGTGGCTCTCAAGCAGTGGTGGAAAATCTCACGCAGAAACTCAATAATGTTGACAATCAGTTATTCATGGCCAGTATCAAAGAGAACTTCAAAACAAATCTCGAGGCTCATACGACTTTACCCCCTTTAAcagtaaaaactgaaaatggggATTCCCAAATGATGGCTGTAAATTCTTGTGTGCAGGCAAATTCGGAGGAACAGATTTCAGAAGACAATGTTATGCAGAACTTTGAAAAAACCctggaaataattaaaactgcTATGAATTCACAGATACTTGAGGTGAAAACTGAAGTTCAGGATACTGTTGCTGCTTCAGGACAGAACTCGCAAGTAAATAATGCACAGGCTTCTTCAGTTAATTCTGCACATAGTGTAAAACTACCCACCCCTGCACAGTTTGCCATGCTTGCGGGGAATGTCACTGCTGCAAAGAGTAGCTCTGCTCAGTCTGAGACATCTCAAAAGGATGATGCTCAAATATTGGAAATTATAGAGCGCTTGCAAAAACTGAAACTAGAAAATGATTCACCCATTCAGGTCTCTGAGACTGTTTCCCAATGTCCTTCAGCAGATACGCTAGCACCAGCAGTTCCTGTTGTATCAACTGACAATAAACCCCTCGTCCAGATATCTTCAGAGGCAAGTAACATTCAGTTTAGTGATAAAGTTAATAAGCCTTTTGTATGTCAGGATCCAGGCTGCAGTTATAGTGCTATGACAAAAGACGCATTATTTAAACACTATGGCAAGATTCATCAGTACACTGCAGAAATGATACTAGAAATTAAGAAACATCAACTGAAGTATGCCCCGTTCAAATGTGTTGTAGCTACCTGTCCAAAAACATTCACAAGAAACTCTAATCTCCGAGCACACTGTCAGCTTGTACATCATTTTACGACAGAGGAGatggtaaaattaaaaattaaaaggccTTATGGCAGAAGATCTCAAAATGAAACTGTAAACACAGCCCCACGAcctgttgaaataaaaactttgcaGCCAGCaataatagaaaacaaaactgcagcTCCACTGGTCAAAGAAGCTCAGATGAAGGAAGTTGTAGAGCCTATAAAAGTCTTGGAAAAAGTTCTACCGGAAAATAATCCTGAAAGACTGGAAAAACCTCCCCAAGTGGTTTCTGGTCCACTGGAGCAGCATGATGCAGTCTCTTTTGGTAGTACACAGGCACAACCCAAAGTACGCAAGGTTAGGAGgtacaggaaggaaaaagaggagagaaaacgTAGGAAGCCCGTAACAACATCTCTGGAATTTCCCACTAGATACAGCCCTTATAGACCATACCGGTGTGTCCATCAGGGCTGCTTCGCAGCTTTTACGATACAACAAAATCTAATCCTTCATTACCAAGCTGTGCACAAATCGGACctccctgccttctctgctgAAGTGGAGGAGGAGAATGAACCAGGCAAAGAGGAACGTGATGAGATGGAAACCAAACCTGCTGTCAGAGAGTTCAGGTGTGAGGTGAGTGACTGCTCTCGCATCTTCCAGGAAGTTACCAGCTTGATACAACATTATATGAAGCTTCATGACATGACCCCAGAGCAAATTGGAAACATGAAATCGGCTCCAGAGGCAGGAAGGTTTTCTTGTGATCAGTCTCAATGTAAGTCTTCTTTTACAGCCTATCTTAACTACATTGTACATCTTGAGGCAGATCACGGTATTAAGATAAGGCCAAACAAAGTAGAAGATGATGGCGTATTCAAGTGTGACTGTGAAGGCTGTGACCGTATTTATGCTACTAGGTCTAACCTCTTGAGGCATATTTTTAACAAACATAATGACAAGCATAAAGATCATCTAATAAGACCCAGGAGACTGACACCAGGtcaggaaaacatttcaagCAAAGCAAATCAGGAGAAACCACTGAAGTCCAAACAGAGAGGACTAAAAAACAGATCAGGAAAAGAAGGTAACAAGCtgtcagtgaaaacaaaacgaaagaaaaacatgaacttggaaaacaaaaactcTAAAGGAATGCAAGTTCAGGAAAACAAGGCGTATTCACTGAAACGTGGCAAGCACGTGTATGCAATAAAGGCTAGAAACGATGCCTTATCGGAATGTACGAGCAGGTTCATAACTCAGTATCCATGTATGATAAAGGGATGTTCGTCCGTAGTTACAAGCGAAAGTAACATCATAAGGCATTATAAATGTCACAAGCTGTCCAAAGCATTTACTTCCCAACACAGAAACCTTCTTATTGTATCTAAAAAGCACTCTGTCTCACAAGTAAAGGAAGCCTCCTGTGAGCAGGAGGAAACTGATAAAAAAAGTGATGTGAAAGAGCCTGAACCAAGTTTGATAGTGAGCAATAATGATTCAAGCACATCTACTTTACCgcaaaaggaaactgaaaaaggtGAGAAGGATGAAGTGGACGAACTGACAGAACTATTCATTACTAAACTGATTAACGAGGATTGTTCAAGTGCTGAAAATCAAGCAAAAATCTCCTCCAGTGTAAATAGTGACttgcaggagagcagctcctgcccctcagaaaagcaaaaatcaaacaacctaaaaagagcaaacaaagaaaaaaatgtatctcaGAATAAGAGGAGGAGAGCTGAAAAAACTGAGGAAGTACTGCCCATTGACGTGAGTAGCATGCATAGGGAGGAAGAGACTGCTGTTGCCATTCAAACAGCCGAAGAGCAACCTGCAGCTTTTGACTGGAGCTCATTTAAGCCAATGGGTTTTGAAGTGTCATTCCTCAAGTTCCTTGAAGAGTCTGCtgtgaagcaaaagaaaaacactgaaagagaCTACCATAGCAGCGGAACCAAAAAAGGATCCCATTCAAACTCACGGAAATCCAACGAGAAGACCTCCGTAGCAAGTAATAATGTCACTTGGTCGTGTTCTGAAACTGAAACCCTTGTACCGTTTGCCAACCCATCGCGGCTTCCATGTGCTGATAACGTAAAGATAGTTTTAGACAAGACTCTTAAAGACTGCACTGAGCGTGTGTTGAAGCAACTTCAGGAAATGAAACCTATCATCAGTTTGAGAAAGCTCGAAGGACGTTGGGAGGATAATCCAGAGGTTACAGCTGCAAAAGTAATTGTTATGGGTCCCGAGGAAGGGCagtcaaaatactga